In one Rhopalosiphum padi isolate XX-2018 chromosome 3, ASM2088224v1, whole genome shotgun sequence genomic region, the following are encoded:
- the LOC132926287 gene encoding methyltransferase N6AMT1: MIINTPAYSILENVSLDENNEEFTTAPSVYEPAEDTFLMLDVLELDLEQVINTRLSKNNTVVGSTAKCGPLLVVELGSGFGILTAAISKALNDTLSSIAVGSHCIAVDMNPIACRKTVMTCKLNDVEVDAIRGDLLTWMRQPEKSNANNDSNKEVYGPIDILLFNPPYVRGPEGEQAPTPRIAKIDTKDQVAHDRQLAIIADAAWLGGGPDGVDVLKRALHQAADLLSEYGVFYALMIDYNYNALVRDEIQARHDRADQNIYYDDLNNIELTTFGSTPASRPLICTRILSRNVPGERLAVYRIYRPIDFN, encoded by the exons ATGATTATCAACACGCCC GCCTATTCTATTTTGGAAAATGTCTCTTTGGATGAAAACAATGAGGAATTTACTACCGCCCCTTCAGTGTATGAACCAGCTGAAGATACCTTTCTGATGTTGGATGTTTTGGAATTAGATCTAGAGCAAGTGATAAATACCCGATTGTCAAAAAATAACACAGTTGTTGGTTCGACTGCCAAGTGTGGGCCACTGCTGGTCGTTGAATTAGGTAGTGGTTTTGGCATCCTTACTGCCGCTATATCAAAGGCTCTAAATGATACTCTTTCATCAATTGCTGTTGGATCTCACTGTATAGCTGTAGACATGAACCCAATTGCTTGTCGCAAAACCGTTATGACATGCAAACTTAATGATGTTGAA GTGGATGCAATACGCGGTGATCTACTCACATGGATGCGACAACCTGAAAAATCAAATGCCAATAATGACTCCAACAAGGAAGTGTATGGTCCTATTGATATACTTTTATTCAATCCCCCCTATGTTCGAGGCCCAGAGGGTGAACAAGCACCAACTCCTAGAATAGCAAAAATTGATACTAAAGATCAGGTAGCTCATGATCGACAACTAGCAATAATAGCAGATGCCGCTTGGCTGGGTGGTGGTCCAGATGGTGTAGATGTGCTTAAAAG agCCCTGCATCAGGCAGCTGATCTTCTTTCAGAGTACGGAGTATTTTATGCACTGATGATTGATTACAATTATAATGCGCTGGTGCGAGATGAGATTCAAGCCCGGCATGACCGAGctgatcaaaatatttattatgatgacttaaataatatagagtTGACAACTTTTGGAAGCACCCCTGCTAGCAGACCTTTAATATGCACCCGTATCTTGTCCCGAAACGTTCCTGGTGAACGCTTGGCTGTATACCGAATTTATAGGCCTAttgattttaattga
- the LOC132927027 gene encoding uncharacterized protein LOC132927027 — translation MDNDISTAGSIGATVLDLPLNRSEAVTTDYSPDDEDLDEAAAAAAAASEATRDTLADGLVASLLRPCVDRLDASVQCTRLSQLDLKLQLDSLATELKRLSLAQQDYLFATTSISSPQLPVSADKTTLSTAIATTKTTTDTCVLLDGYARRLCDARAKIAVVGNILESTQERLRALSHRIGREHNNRRSLLEPQAVVIGVEDELELEEENDKNNDVEEEINDNNEEDQPNKHLTNSNDDNKEEEQPGEDATVITISPAASEIPKKS, via the exons ATGGATAACGACATTTCTACAGCCGGTTCCATCGGTGCCACTGTTCTGGACTTGCCATTGAACCGATCGGAGGCAGTCACAACGGACTACTCGCCAGATGACGAGGACCTGGACGAAGCAGCcgctgctgccgccgccgcgTCAGAGGCAACTCGTGACACTTTGGCTGATGGCTTGGTTGCCAGTTTGCTCAGGCCGTGTGTTGACCGATTGGATGCGTCCGTCCAGTGCACTAG ACTGAGCCAACTTGATTTGAAACTACAGCTTGACTCGTTAGCTACAGAGCTCAAGCGCCTGTCGTTAGCACAACAAGACTACTTGTTTGCTACAACATCAATATCATCACCACAGTTGCCAGTCTCTGCTGACAAGACCACTTTATCTACAGCGATTGCTACAACAAAGACCACTACTGACACATGTGTCCTACTAGATGGGTATGCTCGTAGATTGTGTGATGCACGTGCCAAGATAGCCGTTGTGGGAAATATACTTGAGTCTACACAG GAACGCTTACGAGCACTCTCTCATCGAATAGGTCGTGAGCACAATAATCGGCGATCACTCTTAGAGCCCCAAGCTGTAGTAATTGGTGTGGAAGATGAACTGGAATTGGAGgaagaaaatgataaaaataatgatgtggAAGAGGAAATAAACGACAACAATGAGGAAGATCAACCAAATAAGCATCTCACAAATTCCAACGATGATAACAAAGAGGAAGAACAACCTGGGGAAGATGCTACAGTGATTACAATATCACCAGCAGCATCAGAAATTCCAAAAAAGTCATGA
- the LOC132927548 gene encoding THAP domain-containing protein 2-like, translating into MSNRGGGSKCAVATCNLYSGKTKKTGITNISFHRFPKDPGILKIWTIKCKRGDVWNPSKSYICSKHFKSEDFVRDLKAELMGTVTVKRLKPGSVPTLNLPTCLSKETQSAVERRNRMKAKLAKQCHDHLIATSLNTEPTVSKVKSDEALTQNNHLFNPNYEIMYKNLIIKYEIIKSENENLKTELLLLKKSDLDHKNINGNLRHTIKKLQKRLKTLKSILTHTQ; encoded by the exons aTGAGTAATAGAGGTGGTGGTTCTAAATGTGCTGTTGCAACGTGCAATTTATATtccggaaaaacaaaaaaaactggaATTACTAATATTTCGTTTCACag GTTTCCAAAAGATCCTGGTATCCTGAAAATATGGACAATCAAATGTAAACGAGGAGATGTCTGGAATCCCAGTAAATCTTACATTTGTTCCAAACATTTCAAATCAGAAGACTTTGTTCGTGATTTGAAAGCCGAACTTATGGGAACTGTTACTGTGAAGAGGTTAAAACCTGGTTCAGTACCAACACTGAATTTGCCCACATGTTTATCTAAGGAAACACAGTCAGCAGTAGAACGTAGAAATAGAATGAAAGCCAAATTAGCCAAACag TGTCATGATCACTTAATTGCCACTTCTCTTAACACAGAACCAACAGTATCCAAAGTTAAATCAGATGAAGCTTTGACTCAAAATAATCATCTGTTCAAtccaaattatgaaataatgtataaaaacttgatcattaaatatgaaattataaaaagtgaaaatgaaaatttaaagacTGAacttctattattaaaaaaatctgatttggatcataaaaatattaatggaaaTCTCAGACATACCATAAAAAAACTGCAAAAGCGCTTAAAAACTTTAAAGTCAATTCTAACACATACACAATAA
- the LOC132926288 gene encoding DNA-directed RNA polymerases I, II, and III subunit RPABC5 → MIIPIRCFTCGKVIANKWESYLGLLQAEYTEGDALDALGLKRYCCRRMLLGHVDLIEKLLNYAPLEK, encoded by the exons ATGATTATTCCGATCCGGTGCTTTACGTGTGGAAAAGTTATAGCAAACAAATGGGAGAGTTATCTGGGCTTACTACAAGCCGAATACACGGAAGG tgatGCTTTGGATGCACTTGGACTTAAGCGATATTGTTGTAGACGTATGTTACTTGGTCATGttgatttaattgaaaaacttCTCAATTATGCGCCGCTTGAAAAATGA
- the LOC132925034 gene encoding antifreeze protein Maxi-like codes for MEDISFAAFAAAEASTFAATAAREAAAAATVAANAATLAEAADASKAANISASIAVTAAATAAAAAEALAEIVAEAVLIEEELLADRTAAAA; via the coding sequence ATGGAAGACATATCGTTCGCCGCTTTTGCAGCTGCAGAAGCGTCCACATTTGCAGCAACCGCGGCCAGAGAAGCAGCAGCCGCTGCCACTGTAGCAGCCAACGCCGCCACATTAGCTGAGGCCGCGGACGCGTCGAAAGCGGCCAATATATCGGCCTCGATAGCGGTAACCGCAGCCGCCACAGCAGCAGCTGCTGCCGAAGCGTTAGCGGAAATCGTGGCTGAAGCAGTACTGATTGAAGAAGAGCTGTTGGCCGATCGCACGGCAGCTGCCGCATAA